TTCATTAATTGCTAAAATTGCAGCATCCTTAACGACTTGCGGCGTATCAAAATCTGGCTCTCCAGCAGAAAAAGATAAAATGTCTTTGCCTTGCGCTTTTAGCTCTCTTGCTAGCGTGCTAATAGCAATTGTAATAGATTCTGAAAGATTAGTAACGCGATTTGCATAATAGGCTTGCATAATATCTCCTAAATGAAGTTAAATTTCAAAAAGAATATAGTTTTTTTCCTTTATTACTACTAAATTTTAAGAACAAAAAGAAAGCGGTGCTGTGATTTTAGATTCCGACTTTATAATCTCATAATCGCAAGTATTAGTAGTATAAACTAATTAATATTTAGTCAATAAGACTAAAGTATTATGAATTTTTTAACTAAAAGTATTGACAAGAGAGAAAAAACCTATTATAATTCTATGTTTTTAAAATAAATTAATTTGGAGGTAATTCTATGAATTTTAAACCACTTGGAGAAAGAGTCTTAGTAGAAAGACTTGAAGAAAATACAACAACAGCATCTGGAATCATTATCCCTGATAATGCAAAAGAAAAGCCACTTGAGGGGATTGTTAAGGCAATTGGTACAGAAGTGAAAGAAGTAAGCGTTAATGATAAAGTTGTATTTGGCAAGTATTCTGGCACAGAAGTAAAACTTGACAGTAAGGAATATTTGATTTTAAAACTTGAAGATGTTTTGGGCGTAATTGCTTAATTTATTAAAGAAAGGATAGAAAATGGCAAGTAAAGAGATTAATTTTTCAGATAGCGCGAGAAATCGTTTATATGAAGGTGTGAAACAACTCAGTGATGCAGTTAAGGTAACAATGGGACCACGCGGACGCAATGTGTTGATTCAAAAAAGTTTTGGTGCGCCAAGTATAACAAAAGATGGCGTTTCTGTGGCAAAAGAGATTGAACTAGCAGATCCTATTGCAAATATGGGTGCACAACTTGTTAAAGAAGTTGCTAGCAAAACAGCAGACGCAGCAGGCGATGGAACAACGACAGCAACCGTTCTTGCATATAGCATTTTTAAAGAGGGCTTAAGAAACATTACAGCGGGTGCAAATCCTGTACAAGTTAAACGCGGTATGGATAAGGCAGCAGAAGCAATTACAGAAGAGCTTAAAAAGATTTCTAAACCAGTTAGCGGTAAAAAAGAAATCGCACAAGTTGCTACAATCTCTGCAAATTCTGATTCCAAAGTTGGTGAGTTAATCGCTGAGGCTATGGAAAAAGTTGGAAAGGATGGCGTGATCACCGTTGAAGAAGCAAAGGGAATCAACGATGAATTAAGTGTTGTTGAGGGAATGCAATTTGATAGAGGATATTTAAGTCCTTATTTTGTAACAAATAGTGATAAAATGGAAACAGAATTAGAAAATCCATACATTTTATTAACAGATAAAAAAATCACTACAATGAAAGATATTTTACCACTTTTGGAATCCACAATGAAAAGTGGCAAGCCTCTATTGATTATCGCTGAAGACATTGAAGGAGAAGCACTAACAACTTTAGTTGTAAATAAATTGCGTGGTGTGTTAAATATCGCAGCAGTTAAAGCTCCGGGATTTGGCGATAGAAGAAAAGAAATGCTAAAAGACATTGCAACTTTAACAGGTGGCGAAGTGATTAGCGAAGAGCTTGGAAAAACTCTTGAAGCAGCAAGCATTGAAGATTTAGGGCAAGCAGCTAGGGTTGTAATTGATAAAGATAATACAACAATTGTAGATGGTGCAGGTAGCAAA
The Helicobacter winghamensis ATCC BAA-430 DNA segment above includes these coding regions:
- the groL gene encoding chaperonin GroEL (60 kDa chaperone family; promotes refolding of misfolded polypeptides especially under stressful conditions; forms two stacked rings of heptamers to form a barrel-shaped 14mer; ends can be capped by GroES; misfolded proteins enter the barrel where they are refolded when GroES binds), whose protein sequence is MASKEINFSDSARNRLYEGVKQLSDAVKVTMGPRGRNVLIQKSFGAPSITKDGVSVAKEIELADPIANMGAQLVKEVASKTADAAGDGTTTATVLAYSIFKEGLRNITAGANPVQVKRGMDKAAEAITEELKKISKPVSGKKEIAQVATISANSDSKVGELIAEAMEKVGKDGVITVEEAKGINDELSVVEGMQFDRGYLSPYFVTNSDKMETELENPYILLTDKKITTMKDILPLLESTMKSGKPLLIIAEDIEGEALTTLVVNKLRGVLNIAAVKAPGFGDRRKEMLKDIATLTGGEVISEELGKTLEAASIEDLGQAARVVIDKDNTTIVDGAGSKDAVNARVGQIKTQIEATTSDYDREKLQERLAKLSGGVAVIKVGAASEVEMKEKKDRVDDALSATKAAVEEGIIIGGGAALVRAAAKVNLSLEGDEKIGYEIIKRAISAPLKQIASNAGFDDGVVVNNVEKDSNANNGFDAASGNYVDMFEAGIIDPLKVARIALQNAVSVSSLLLTTEATVHEIKEDKPAMPDMGGMGGMGGMGGMM
- the groES gene encoding co-chaperone GroES, which encodes MNFKPLGERVLVERLEENTTTASGIIIPDNAKEKPLEGIVKAIGTEVKEVSVNDKVVFGKYSGTEVKLDSKEYLILKLEDVLGVIA